The Salvia splendens isolate huo1 chromosome 21, SspV2, whole genome shotgun sequence genome includes a window with the following:
- the LOC121783922 gene encoding LOB domain-containing protein 1-like: MGYSGNTSANASPPSSSSSPPSSPPVVLSPCAACKILRRRCVDKCVLAPYFPPTDPLKFTIAHRVFGASNIIKLLQELPEDQRADAVNSMVYEANARLRDPVYGCAGVICHLQKQINELQAELAKAQAEVMNMQCQNSNLFELICKQMSSAKNEEENLQPFRDNSAFLLDERVLGVAWEPLWT, encoded by the exons ATGGGATACAGCGGAAACACCAGTGCGAATGCGAGCcctccctcctcctcctcctcgcctcCCTCATCTCCGCCCGTCGTTCTCAGCCCCTGTGCCGCCTGCAAGatcctccgccgccgctgcgtcGATAAATGCGTCTTGGCCCCTTACTTCCCGCCCACGGACCCCCTCAAATTCACCATTGCTCATCGTGTTTTTGGCGCTAGCAACATTATTAAGCTGTTGCAG GAACTCCCTGAGGATCAAAGAGCGGATGCTGTGAACAGCATGGTTTACGAGGCGAACGCGAGGCTGAGGGACCCGGTCTATGGCTGCGCGGGGGTGATCTGCCACCTGCAAAAGCAGATCAATGAGCTTCAAGCCGAGCTAGCCAAAGCTCAGGCTGAGGTCATGAACATGCAATGCCAGAATTCCAACTTGTTCGAGCTCATTTGCAAGCAAATGTCGTCTGCGAAAAATGAGGAGGAAAATCTGCAGCCGTTTCGCGACAATTCGGCTTTCCTTTTGGATGAGAGGGTTTTGGGCGTGGCTTGGGAGCCTCTATGGACATGA